In one Gossypium hirsutum isolate 1008001.06 chromosome D09, Gossypium_hirsutum_v2.1, whole genome shotgun sequence genomic region, the following are encoded:
- the LOC107926520 gene encoding probable protein phosphatase 2C 35 isoform X1, whose amino-acid sequence MLHFLEQKKIIFLCFEIMGCVHGKCCTRYPSSSDGDSGRRREKRPYKCKHILTQRSLELVPVPSHNFTLQFSVLTQHGYYPDTVERENQDSFCIKTQLQGNPNIHFFGVFDGHGQYGAECSNFVKDRLVERLANDTTLLDDPLKAYNSAFLATNSELHDSEIDDTMSGTTAITVLVVGDTLYVANVGDSRAVIAVKDGDRILAEDLSEDQTPFRKDEYERVKLCGARVLSVDQVEGLKDPNIQNWGDEYSQGGDPPRLWVPDGMYPGTAFTRSVGDSTAEKIGVIAVPEISVVRLTCNHLFFVVASDGVFEFLSSRTVVNMAAEYADPRDACAAIAGESYKLWLDNENRTDDITIIIVQIKGLSNSGASATDNEVDCGPMLMKSIKGSFDMSSVSEPEETYGSVRTDLYDTQQSCQHSVSMNRSAAIVVPSPMMHQRPSQLDVG is encoded by the exons ATGCTACACtttttggaacaaaaaaaaatcatttttttatgttttgaaatcaTGGGGTGTGTTCATGGAAAGTGTTGTACTAGATATCCATCATCATCTGATGGTGATTCAGGTCGCCGTAGAGAAAAGAGGCCTTACAAATGCAAACACATTCTTACACAAAGGTCATTGGAGTTGGTTCCTGTTCCATCTCACAACTTCACTTTGCAGTTCTCGGTCTTAACACAGCATGGTTATTATCCAGACACGGTTGAGAGGGAAAACCAGGATAGTTTCTGTATCAAAACACAACTTCAAGGTAACCCGAATATTCATTTCTTTGGTGTCTTTGATGGACATGGTCAATATGGTGCTGAATGTTCAAACTTTGTTAAGGATAGACTTGTAGAAAGATTAGCTAATGACACCACATTGTTGGATGATCCTTTAAAAGCTTATAATTCAGCTTTTTTAGCTACAAATTCTGAGTTACATGATAGTGAGATTGATGATACCATGAGTGGTACCACAGCAATAACTGTGCTTGTTGTTGGGGATACACTTTACGTTGCTAATGTGGGCGATTCAAGAGCTGTGATTGCTGTTAAGGATGGGGATCGAATTTTGGCTGAGGATTTATCTGAGGATCAAACACCATTTAGGAAAGATGAGTATGAAAGGGTGAAGCTTTGTGGTGCTAGGGTTTTGAGCGTTGATCAAGTGGAAGGCCTTAAAGACCCCAATATTCAAAATTGGGGCGACGAATATAGCCAAGGTGGTGATCCTCCGAGGTTGTGGGTTCCTGATGGAATGTATCCTGGGACTGCATTTACGAGGAGTGTAGGCGATAGTACAGCGGAGAAGATTGGTGTGATTGCTGTTCCTGAGATCTCGGTTGTTCGGCTTACGTGTAATCATCTATTCTTTGTTGTTGCAAGTGATGGAGTTTTCGAGTTTCTCTCTAGCAGAACTGTTGTCAACATG GCAGCAGAATACGCAGATCCTAGGGATGCTTGTGCTGCAATTGCTGGAGAATCCTACAAGCTTTGGTTGGATAATGAAAATCGGACTGATGATATTACAATCATCATTGTACAGATTAAAGGCTTGTCTAAT TCAGGTGCTAGTGCTACGGATAATGAAGTAGATTGCGGGCCAATGCTTATGAAGTCAATCAAGGGAAGTTTCGATATGAGCAGTGTCTCAGAGCCGGAAGAAACATATGGTTCAGTAAGAACTGATTTGTATGATACACAACAGTCTTGTCAACATAGTGTTTCGATGAATCGAAGTGCTGCCATTGTTGTTCCGTCACCAATGATGCATCAGAGACCTTCACAATTGGATGTGGGGTAA
- the LOC107926520 gene encoding probable protein phosphatase 2C 35 isoform X2: MLHFLEQKKIIFLCFEIMGCVHGKCCTRYPSSSDGDSGRRREKRPYKCKHILTQRSLELVPVPSHNFTLQFSVLTQHGYYPDTVERENQDSFCIKTQLQGNPNIHFFGVFDGHGQYGAECSNFVKDRLVERLANDTTLLDDPLKAYNSAFLATNSELHDSEIDDTMSGTTAITVLVVGDTLYVANVGDSRAVIAVKDGDRILAEDLSEDQTPFRKDEYERVKLCGARVLSVDQVEGLKDPNIQNWGDEYSQGGDPPRLWVPDGMYPGTAFTRSVGDSTAEKIGVIAVPEISVVRLTCNHLFFVVASDGVFEFLSSRTVVNMQNTQILGMLVLQLLENPTSFGWIMKIGLMILQSSLYRLKACLIQVLVLRIMK; this comes from the exons ATGCTACACtttttggaacaaaaaaaaatcatttttttatgttttgaaatcaTGGGGTGTGTTCATGGAAAGTGTTGTACTAGATATCCATCATCATCTGATGGTGATTCAGGTCGCCGTAGAGAAAAGAGGCCTTACAAATGCAAACACATTCTTACACAAAGGTCATTGGAGTTGGTTCCTGTTCCATCTCACAACTTCACTTTGCAGTTCTCGGTCTTAACACAGCATGGTTATTATCCAGACACGGTTGAGAGGGAAAACCAGGATAGTTTCTGTATCAAAACACAACTTCAAGGTAACCCGAATATTCATTTCTTTGGTGTCTTTGATGGACATGGTCAATATGGTGCTGAATGTTCAAACTTTGTTAAGGATAGACTTGTAGAAAGATTAGCTAATGACACCACATTGTTGGATGATCCTTTAAAAGCTTATAATTCAGCTTTTTTAGCTACAAATTCTGAGTTACATGATAGTGAGATTGATGATACCATGAGTGGTACCACAGCAATAACTGTGCTTGTTGTTGGGGATACACTTTACGTTGCTAATGTGGGCGATTCAAGAGCTGTGATTGCTGTTAAGGATGGGGATCGAATTTTGGCTGAGGATTTATCTGAGGATCAAACACCATTTAGGAAAGATGAGTATGAAAGGGTGAAGCTTTGTGGTGCTAGGGTTTTGAGCGTTGATCAAGTGGAAGGCCTTAAAGACCCCAATATTCAAAATTGGGGCGACGAATATAGCCAAGGTGGTGATCCTCCGAGGTTGTGGGTTCCTGATGGAATGTATCCTGGGACTGCATTTACGAGGAGTGTAGGCGATAGTACAGCGGAGAAGATTGGTGTGATTGCTGTTCCTGAGATCTCGGTTGTTCGGCTTACGTGTAATCATCTATTCTTTGTTGTTGCAAGTGATGGAGTTTTCGAGTTTCTCTCTAGCAGAACTGTTGTCAACATG CAGAATACGCAGATCCTAGGGATGCTTGTGCTGCAATTGCTGGAGAATCCTACAAGCTTTGGTTGGATAATGAAAATCGGACTGATGATATTACAATCATCATTGTACAGATTAAAGGCTTGTCTAAT TCAGGTGCTAGTGCTACGGATAATGAAGTAG
- the LOC107926387 gene encoding S-adenosylmethionine decarboxylase proenzyme 4, with protein MAVSGFEGFEKRLELHFFGDDSLSNINNNMGLRLLDFESIEQVLRAVQCIVVSAVGNHFFDAYVLSESSMFVYPTKIIIKTCGTTQLLKSVRPLTHFANKLNLKLCGCRYTRGSFIFPKSQPFPHTNFKEEVIYIEENLPKNLVYRKASVMPSKNPCYSWHVFAAGDQNHRKKSNSDVTFEICMTELDRHLARKFYKKAGDCKTGDSAGKEMTVLTGIDDINPRAFICDFAFDPCGYSTNGIDGDRYSTIHVTPEDGYSYASFECVGSVYDDDVDIVETLKKAVQVFKPATVSVSTTSNSREVWTTVARAMEPLGLKCRTFAMDEFPAAGTVVFQTFTAARRK; from the coding sequence ATGGCGGTTTCAGGGTTTGAAGGTTTTGAGAAGCGGTTGGAACTTCATTTCTTTGGTGATGATTCATTGAGTAATATAAACAACAATATGGGTCTTCGCTTACTTGATTTCGAATCAATCGAACAAGTCCTTCGTGCCGTCCAATGCATCGTCGTTTCTGCCGTCggtaaccatttttttgatgcTTACGTCTTGTCGGAATCGAGTATGTTCGTATATCCGACTAAGATTATAATCAAAACCTGTGGGACGACTCAGTTACTCAAATCGGTTCGTCCATTGACTCACTTTGCCAACAAGCTTAATCTTAAATTATGTGGGTGTCGATACACTAGGGGAAGTTTCATTTTCCCCAAATCTCAGCCTTTCCCTCATACGAATTTCAAAGAAGAAGTGATTTACATCGAAGAAAATCTCCCGAAAAATCTTGTTTATAGAAAAGCCTCCGTTATGCCGTCGAAAAATCCTTGTTATTCGTGGCATGTTTTCGCCGCCGGTGATCAAAACCACCGTAAGAAATCGAATTCCGATGTTACGTTTGAAATTTGTATGACGGAGCTTGACCGTCATCTGGCGCGTAAGTTTTACAAAAAAGCCGGGGATTGCAAAACAGGGGATTCGGCCGGGAAAGAGATGACGGTGTTGACTGGGATTGATGATATAAACCCTAGAGCTTTCATTTGTGATTTTGCGTTTGATCCTTGTGGGTATTCCACGAATGGCATCGACGGCGATCGTTACTCCACGATCCACGTCACACCTGAAGACGGGTATAGCTACGCGAGCTTCGAGTGCGTTGGCTCCGTTTACGATGACGATGTCGACATTGTTGAGACCTTGAAGAAAGCCGTTCAGGTTTTCAAGCCGGCGACGGTTTCCGTTTCAACGACGAGTAATAGCCGTGAAGTTTGGACGACGGTGGCGCGTGCTATGGAACCGTTGGGACTCAAATGTCGGACTTTTGCCATGGATGAGTTCCCCGCCGCCGGTACCGTTGTTTTCCAAACATTCACAGCGGCTCGCCGGAAATAA